The Eriocheir sinensis breed Jianghai 21 chromosome 4, ASM2467909v1, whole genome shotgun sequence genomic interval tatctcctccaatttcatttcttcatcttttcctcctctccttaaccctgacggcagcactgccgtctcatctatctctaaggctgaactcttctctcaaacattctgtaaaagctccactctggacgattttgggcatattccttctactcatcccccctctgagtcCTTTATGCttatgttattaagattcttaagaatgatgttttcaatgccctctctggcctcaactctcagaaagcttatggacttgatggagtgcctcctactgtccttaaaaactgtgcttccgtgctgacactctgcctggtcaaactctttcatctctgcctatcaacatctaactttccttcctgctgtaagtacgccttcatacagcctgtgcctaagaagggtgaccgttccaatccctcaaactaccgccctatagctttactttcctgtctatctaaagcttttgaatcaatccttaaccggaagattcaaaagcacctttccacttctgaccttctaactgatcgccagtatgggttccgcaaggggcgttttactggcgatcttcttactctcttaactaactcttggtcatcctgtcttagccgtttcggtgaaactttctcagttgcgctagacatatcgaaagctttcgatatagtctggcacaactctgctTTCTAGActgccctcctacggtttctatccttctctctgttcctttacctccagtttcctttccggccgttctatctctgctgtggtagacggtcactcttcttcccctaaaccactcaacagtggtgttccacagggctctgtcctatcacccactctcttcctgttattcatctatgatcttctttccataacaaactgtcctatccactcatacgctgatgactccactctgcattattcaacttcttattTAACAGAATactctctcaacaggaattacaagacaccagaatggaggctgcagaacgcttaaccttagaccttgctatcatttccgattggggtaaaaggaaccttgtgtccttcaatgccttaaaaacccaatttctccacctatcaactcgacacaatcttccaaacacctgtccactattcttcgacaacactcagctgttaccttCTTCAACGCTAAGCCTCctcggtctatcattaactcaaaatcttaactagaaacttcacatcttttctctcactaaatcagcttcctcgaggttgcgCGTTCTGTATCGcatccgccagttcttttcccccgcacagttgctatccatatacaggggccttgtccgccctcgtatggagtatgcatctcacatgtgggggggctccactcacacagctctcttggacagagtggagtataaggctcttcgtctcatcagctctacccctcttactgatagtcttcctcctcttaaattccgccgccatgttgcctctctttctatcttctatggatattttcacgctgactgctcttctgaatttgcaaactacatgcctccctccctcccgtggcctcgccgcacgcgactttctactcaagctcatccctttactgtccaaatcccttacgctcgagttaaccagcatcttcaccctttcatcccgcACGCaggttaactctggaacaatcttccttcatctgtatttcctcctgcctacgacttgaactctttcaagaggagggtatcaggacacctctccttccgaagttgacctctctcttggccactcctctgagcgctttttgtgggGGCAGCggatagcattttttttttcattattgtttcctttttttgcccttgagctgcttcgtctgctgtaaaaaatatgaaagaaaagaagaaagtctCTGGAACAGATATGTAAAGCTCGGAAATTACGATAGCAtcccatgaaaaaaaaacattaataatgatgatTTTGTCTCAAGATTGCATATGTCTTTACTCCATTCCTTTTTTTGGTAACGACAAACAATGATCTTTGGTAAACCTATTAAAACATGTATGAAAATTCTTATAAACAAAAGTGGGGACGCTGATTTTACAAAACGTATGTACATGAATACCATGAGGATTTGGCGGTGTGGTTGCTGAATATTTTATGCTTGATCTATCCATATTGTACTGCCTGCGATAAATATTTTCCGATAAATTGGCAAAAAATAAGCGTCATATATTTCAGATTCTGCTGAGCATGTGGCGATCCAGGACCAGCACGATGACGCAGCGGCCACAGTTTTGGCTTAACAAGATCGAGGACGCGCCTTTGCGTACTCGCGTGACTGGTGACACAGCAAGCAATAACACTGCGGATGGAGCTCGCATCGCGGCGCACAGTAACTCCTCTGTCACTGCTATGGGGCAACACATCAAACAGACTAAACATGGACAGGAGGAAGAGTTTGAGCGCAGAAACCTTGCCCTGCTTCGTTGGTGTAACAAACCTCCCGCACGGATCGTCAATCCGCTCCTGATTTGGCGAGTGGCATTCAAATATGTGTTGCCGGGATCTCTGATGCTGTTTACGGTGCCTAAGGTAGGCCATTTGCTTCTTTTAAGAATATATTACGAGGAATTGGGTATGTTTTCGTTTAGGAGTATATATCTGTAATATTCTTGGTGCGTACACAACTAAAAGTTTTTAATGTGATTTTGCATGCTTATATTTATAACTAaataatggggagcatacgcccggggTGGGGGGCGTTACTTCATTCACTTGCCCCCTCTACTCCTGACGGTTCCCCAGAGCAAGCCCCCAGGCGACTGCCTTAACAGCCCCGAGCCACTCCCGGTAAAATCGATCAACTTGCCCATCCATGAGCTACGTGGGAGTCCCCTtagtctcctccactcaggattgtctcgtacagaaacaaccatatgagcaggatcgacgtccagaaagcgtgccacgtgcccatatagccaaaGTTGGCGTTCACAGACTATGCTGGTAACAGGCCTCCATTCAGTTTCATCGCGCAGTCGCCGGTTCGACACgaggtcattccagcgataccccatgattcagCGAAGGCACTTGGTATCAAAGGCATCGACACGTCTCTCCAAGCCACTATTCACTGACCTCGTCTCACAGCcataaggtaagagaaggagcaCAGGCGACTTAAATATTTCGGAACTTTGTCTGTCGAGCGACTCCATAACACCGTTGGCCATGCAGATCGGCAAAGGCTTCCTGGTAAGACACACGGTTCACACCCTtgttatgcactacactaccaaggtatgtgaaatttttggTGACCTCGACGTCCTCACCATATGCATGACTAGCCTGAATTATGTCattcagcaagcctccaaacgactggaccttAGCCAAAAGATGCTCCGTAACGACTTTGATCAATAACTATAACTAATATCCACTCCATGCAAATGTTGAAAAGGGATGTAACAAAGACGTACCCCTGTTTCACTCATGAATTAACAGGAAAGAAGCCAAAAAAAACCCTCCACTCTCACTCCCAAAataaaggccagtcatcaggtcaataaTTCTTGCAGGAATCACACGGGTCCGCGGAAAGTCCaagagtgcctcacgatgaacTGAGTCAAATGCcatcttgagatcgacataggctgtaAGTAGCGCCTGCTGAAACTTATGCCGGCGTTCACCAAGGACGCGAAGTTCTAGGATCCGATCAAGTGTTGACGTACCGGGCGTGAATCCAGAATGCTCATGTCTCTGAAACTTAAGCAGATGAGATGGAGTTCGCAGCAACAGATAAGCGAACACTTTGCCCGGCACACTGAGAAGTGCAATACCAAGATAATCgttgcagtcctgtcggtccccGTTCCCTCACCAGATACGGacaaccaacccccttttccagtcaacaGGAGTAGCATTGGAGTGCCACACGGCAGACAGCACCACGTATAATCCATGGATCATGGGTTTGCCACCGGCTTCCAGAATTTCCGCACTAATATTACAGATTACAGCTGCGTTTCCACCCTTCATCTTCCCACAGACTCCCTCACCGCCGCTAGAGAGGTTGGGATTTTGTCTATTTGTTGATTAGCAGCCGCCATCTGCAATTCGGTCAAAGGGAGCTGTCCGCATAGGGGCTTACCGTGTACAACTGCCCAAACTACTCGGCCCAACGAGCCTGTTACCCATCCGCGTCTGATATTATCTGCCCATTGACTATTCGAATAGTACTCATCTGAGATGTGGATTTgaagcggagcttcttcagagctCAGAAAGCAGATCTAAGGACATTTGTATTTAGACAACCATCGATATCCTCTGCGAGCcctctgacatacctctccttatccctcctcagagGGGTTCTAGTCCATCGTGACAAAGTCCAGAATTGTTCCGAGTCTTCAGCTAGCATTGCAGCACGACTCTCCTCTATACACTCCAGTGTCTCCTTCTAGGCAACTCAACTTCAAGACTTTGggtgctctccaatgcactcacACCTCGGCAGCTTTGAGAGATTCCCGTTTAAAGATATCCATAGCTTGAGATTTTCTTGGATCTGATGCATAGCCTTTAGTTTGCAACAAGTGTGTAGTCGGTCGCAAAGATCTCAGGACTCCGGATGACCCAGGTGTTCTTGAGGATCCTCCGACGAGTACTAACAAGGATGTGATCGATCTCTTTTGTCACATGGCCAGCATTGCTGTACCTGGTAGGGGAAGGTATATCTGAATGAATAACGCTGTGCGCTCAATCAACCCGAGCTGTATCTTTTCTGTCTTCCTGAAAAATCCATCTCTCCATTGGAAGTGCCAAACTCCGATTACGGGTTGGCACGCCCTCAGCCTTAGTCTTCCCACACTTGTTTGCCGTGGGTTGCGTCCCTCTAAGGTTGGGAGATGGAAGTCCTGAAGGTTTAGCAATGTCGTAGTCGTGTGCACCGTGTCACACCTCATGTCCCTCATTTCGGCCGTGACAGCGGCCTCTCCTGGCTCAGAGAGGTTAGTCGGCTAGTCTACGTTACTACAAGCCAAGGGGACACCACTGTGTTAGGTGGCGAATCCGTAAGCTCTCCTGCTACCTCTGGGCCAAACGATCTGTCTCCCTTTGTAGGGTTCAGTGGTGGGTGGGGGCGTCGGAGATTGAAATTGATACATTTTCATGGCATCCAGTACTCTGACAGGTTGGGGGACGGGTAGGAGAGCACCACTTCCGCGCCACCCACACACCGCCTACTTTTCTTGGGCACCGCCAGGGTGGTGCAGACGAGACACGAGCTCGTCGAGCCAGGCCCGGGGATTAACCTTATGTGGGCTCTCCGTGTCGGTGCCTGGAACATCCTGGGCCCCTCTGAGGATTAGCGATTACCCCATCTGTCAGCTGAATTTAGAAGGTTGAGAGTGGACATTCTCTGGGACGAGAAGACCTGgcaataaagagataaaaaaatgggGATTATACCTACTATTGGTGAGGCCAAAGCGATGGTCCCCGTCTCAAAGGAGTAGCTATAGCCATTTCTAGCCGACTGGGGTTCTCTGTTGTTGGTATTTATCCGGTTGATGATCGCATGATAttggtgaggttgaagcacacctCTGGATTCATATCTCTTATTGCAGTGTACGCCCCTGCCGATACAGTATGAACCTGAGGAGAAGAGATGTTCTATGCCAAGCTCGAGTCTATAGTCGACCAGTCTCCCCGCGTGACAGACACATTGGCTTTGGCGACTTCAGTGCACCCATTGGCACAGAGAGAGTTGGCTATGAGTTATGTGTTAATCCTCATGGCTCAGGCACCAGAAACGTGAGCAGTTCTTTCCTTCTGAAGTTTGCAAAGTCCAGAAGGCTGGGGATTGCTGGTTCCTGTCTCCAAAGTCGCTAGCCACGCCAGTGGATTTAGCATAGCAATGTTTCTATTTATCCTAACTGTAAAATGTTTAGCGTCTAAGACACGGTTCATGCAGGTTGGGTCTACCGCGCTAAGGAATTTCATCACTTGGATGAAGGAGAAGACTCCAACGACTCCCCGACCTCTCAATGCAGTGGTGGTGAGACACCCGCTGGCCAGGCTCGCCTCCGCTTACAGGTTAATTTACTTAGTAACATTTATGTTTCTTATCTCTGGTTCAAGTACAGTATCTTAGTTAAATACACGTATTTTGTTACATTACATATGGTATTCACTAAGAGGGTCCTGGTCGACTTTAGTATCATGTGACATACTGAATAATCTAATTTGAAATAATACCTGCAGCCATACATTAATAACAGTTTACAATAGCTGCTAAATTACTCCCACAGAAATAAGTCCATGCTGTTATGCTTCATTCTATTTCCAAgctctaataaaaaaaaaaaatagtcactaATGTAATGTTAGACATACTGTTCTGTCTCTAACACGAAAACTATAAATCTAAATACTCTACGACTTTCTTACACGTTTTCAGAGACAAATTCCTGAACGGCAAAGCAATCCTCGAGTATGACGATGAATGGCGAAACGTCACGCAGAGTTTAGAAAGTTGGGAAACACGTTTCAACAAATACTGGCTGCCTGCACTCGTCTCTCAGGGATTTCTGCCTCGAACTCAAGAGTTCAACGAAACACTGCACAAAATCATTAGAACATACCAGGCATATGTAAACAACTATGTAAGCAAGTCTGGTGCTCTCTTGGCCAACCCTTCACAAGAGGAAAATCAGTTTTACGGTGTAAAAGAAATGGACATTGCCTACCTCATGATGCTGTATGGACCTTGCATGGGTCTCTCCAAGATATTAAAAAATGCCTATAACTTCAGCGACCTTATACAACGATTCAGGAACATATCGTTCACTTTCAACCAATTTCTGCATCACGTGGTCTGGACCCATGACATGGGAATGCCCGATGAACACTGGATGACCTACACGGAGATGTGGGAGCCTTGTCGAATAAAGTTCGACTACATCCTTAAGTTAGAGACTATTAAGGAGGAGATGGAACATTTGTTCTGCAGGGTGTTGGGCTTCCAGGAGGTCAGCTTTCCGGTGAAGCACCGCAGCTACGGCCACGACCTCGGCCTCTCTGACCAGGAGTACTACGCGACCGTGAGCAGGGAGCTGATGGACCGACTGCTGTTTATTTACAGGCACGATTTCGCTATCTTCGGGTACAGTCAAGACCAGTAGTGcacgataaggaggaagaaagagtttgTTATTTGGACCTTCTGGCAGGAACGGAGCAGCGCTCTTTTTTCAGTACCGGAAGCaccttaaggaaaaaaaaagcctgctatgcTCTGCTCCTATAAAACGAGGATAggtgagtggccaaaaaagaggctCAGTGTTGGTAAGAGAGTTGTTTCGGTACTcccttgaaagaattcaagtcgtcgGCGGGAGGAAACacaaacgaaggaaggctgttccagagtttaccagcgaatgctatgaaagaatgaaaatgttgATTAACTCCTTCATAAGcgatttggacagaatagggatgagttAAAGTAGAAAGTCCAAGGCCGCGAATGatgtggaggcatgcagttaacaagttcagaaaaAAAAGTCAGTATGATAATTTtgggagaagatagaaagggaggcgaCATTGCTGCAGAATTTTAAGTGGTACGAGATTATCAgttagaggaagggagttgatgacGTGAAAAGTCTGTGGCTCTACTCTGTCTAAAAAAAGCGTGTGTGTGGAACCACctctacacatgagatgcattctCTGGAGCATGGTTAACCCCAACCCCATAAatccccctctccccacacacaaaaaagttttCTCACCTGACACTTACTCCCCCCAGGACACATTCCCTCATGGACATTTTCTCCTCTTGAAAATATCCCTCCTAGCACAAGGCCCACACGCACACGTGTCTACGCAGGGCTGTTTTTATCACCTACTCAGAAAACGTGGAGGAAAGCTCAGTCTTGGTCTGGTGCACAGGTACAGAACTAAAGATAGAATCAAGCACTGTTGCCATAATTGATGGCTTTGGATTTCTACCTCTTGAAGATGTTTAAGTTGGAATGAGATACACAAAAAGAAAATTCCCCCGAAGGACTAGAGGAGCTTGTAGAATATTTTTACTCAGTTTATGTTAGTGTCAGTTTTTACAGTGTGTAGACAGCAGCCCACCAGCATGATGTGTGACTTGTCATCCCTGATgtagaagataaaacaaaaaaaactgtgTGAGGGTTCGAATCTCCCAATTTTTCACTTGCTCGGTCACGAACATCCACCGCTGTGGACACCCATTAATGCATCCCGTTAAGACTGGTCCCCAGGTTCCCTTACCCTGCTTCTGGAAGAACGAGGTAAACcaccataaaaaataaaacacaacacaTAATGTATCGAACAAAAGCTCCTCCAAATATGTTTAGCTCTATGAGATGGACGCAGACAGTCGAGATGATTATAAGGGCTATATTTTTCTGTATTCAACCTTAAGGGCATTATGATTTGATAAATATTCCAATGAGAATAGTCCGACTGGCAgctctgatgttttttttcttatttgtgacAATTACAAAGATGCCCATATTTATTCTCTAGAGTCTGAAATGTTTACTGTAAAAATTATATCTATGACGTTTCAACTAAACACTTATTAATGgcctgttcttttcctctttttttttactaaacgAAATTCTTTTCAAGAAATAAAGAGTATTCAATATGTTTGTGATATATGGCAAGGAAATTGAACTGGATACTACCTGGGGAAGGGGATATATATccaggagggaataaggaagggggAAGTATATTCTGAGGGAaattaatcgtgtgtgtgtgtgtgtgtgtgtgtgtgtgtgtgtgcgtgtgcgtgcgtgcgtgcgtgcgtgcgtgcgtgcgtgcgtgcgtgcgtgcgtgcgtgcgtgcatgtgtgtgtgtgtgtgtgtgtgtgtgtgtgtgtgtgtgtgtgtgtgtgagagagagagagagagagagcaactgacgcgccacctggaggagaaccatctattgtctcctcgtcagcacgggttcaggagaggtcgctcggcatcagacctcctcctcctgctcagcaagtcttggcatgacgccctggactctgGACGCCCCTCACTTGTTGTTACCCTTGATATTGCTGGGACATTCGACTGTGTGTGGCACAGGGGCCTCCTGGCCTAGCTCGAACAGCTCGGCATCACAGGACTACTGTTGCAGctgttttcgagctacctgcagggccggagtctgagggtagtggtgaacgggtgcacgtcaggcgGTTACCTaatcactgccagcgttccacaaggatcagtactgggcccgattctttggaacgcatacttcgacgagctgctccgtggcctaccagtggcctcagcctacgccgacgactgcaccctgtcccacagctacaccagggaggaaactgcggacgtgatcgaagccaccaaccgccatcttggtgacgtcatggcctggggacgacgttggcaagtcaagtttgctgccgagaagacccaggccatggtcatatcgcgttcgggggaggacgccagactcctgcagggacggctgaagtttggggacgacatCCTGGTCATCAAGGATtccatcaacatcttgggggtggaggtcgactccagactcagtttcgaccgccacctggagtgtgtggcgcgcagagcctccctgagggtgacactcctgcgtcgcgtgcggcacctgctcaacgcagacggcctcctgaggctgtacaaagcccaggtgaggcccgtcatggaatactcccctctctcctggatgagtagtgcccaatgtcacctctcactgctggacagagtgcagaggagggcagagcgattcatccgcgatgccagcagccttcagcagcagcgaccacatggacaccagtggcggcagcggcaacattgacagcagctacatcaccagcaggacgcctcgggcaccggagaagtTTCGGTGCCATCACAATCCTACACAAGACCCAGGTCCAAcgtacacctcacctggcggcactacgggtcccttggaggaAAAGCCagtggctaacgacctcctccttgaaatcccaagaagccgcacagccaggtgccagagAGCCTTCACGAGTGCCCTGGCCCATCTGTGGAACGCATTCACGGGTGAAGTGGGAGTTAGGGCAATggacacccagcaggtgaaggtggcggctcatgcctggtgtcgcatttacccgccctagtcacatccgcctgaacacaacacaacacaacactagtgacaatgctttaagagaggcgacctcaagacagaggtcgtctttagcatggagacaatttcccagCCCCTTTTATCAtatgtatcttgatgtttaaataaataaagacaaagagagagagatactgtggTCAAGTGGGTCAGTGTTTTatgtgcattctctctctctctctctctctctctctctctctctctctctctctctctctctctctctctctctctctctctctctctctctctctctctctctctctctccacactaaCCATCTCTTCTCCAACACAtatctttaccttccctcctctccccatgcTCATCTCActtaactctccttcccttcctccctgcctccctctggtTCCTCTCCTCAACACTCACAGTTGACGTGGAGGGTGAGCAGGGGGCTGTGGGCGTCCCCCTCGACGTTGGAGGCGGAGCAGGTGTAGGGCCCCGCCTGATGCCTGGTGATGCCGCGCAGGGCCAGGCTGTTGCCACTGAGCAGGATGCCTTGTGCGGGGTTGTGCAGGATGGCCTGGCTCTGGGGaggcggaaggaaaggaggtcaaTACAAGATGAAATTATACGGAGGCAGAATTGGATATGGAGAAAGGATATAAAGTTGACACCATTTATTAGCAATGAAAGGACATGTAATCAAGTGACCAATGGTTCTTACACACTATTGGCTAATGTACTACTTGAACTATTTTTGCTGCGTAGTCCTGACCCACAATATTAATTAAGAAGAATGAAATAGTAAAAACTGGCAAGTGTATCACGACGCCACAATACAACAAAATCCACTAATGGGCTGCGACTGACCACaagcgtgttttctttttttttttttttttttacgttgctgcctactgcgccggtaggcatcttcccggtggggcctgatggtcggcccaaggcttcttccaggtggggcctgatggtcggcccagcccgttctggcgcaggcgagtgtttatagtggcgccatcttgcattggctcatgctgccccccggaactcgttcttgattcgcttggacggcttcctctagagtccgggttgatgggtggtcttcaggacagcatgtgggtagttttaaggcactcggcagtgactgaaaaatccgaggtggtagcgtggggattcgaacccgcgtcgtccatcacgcggtgaatgtgggcccagtacgctaccagttcagccaccgcttACCCGCCTACCCGAAAGCCTACCTGCGCTATGGTCCTCCACATGAATAAATAACGTGGTTAAGTCTGTCGTCTAAAGCTATAGTAAGAGGCCAAGTGACAAGTTCATTTGCTAACCTCTGACCGGAGCCTTTTCTAGTAATTTCCTATAAACTTTCACTTTCACTGTTGCGCCAGACATTTCGAAAGCATTCGACAAGGTCTGGCACAAgtctgctttctaaacttcccttttactgtttctatccctctctctgcattttcatctccagttttctttcaggccgttctatctctgctgtggtagacggtcactgttctacccctaaatctatcaacagggctctgtcctatctcccactctttctgttgttcattgatggtcTTCATTCactaacaaactgtcctatccactcctatgctgatgactactctgcattattcaatatCATTTAACACAAGACCCTCCCCACAGGAATTacgtgattccaggctggaggctgcagaacgcttgacctcagatcttgctcttatttccgattggggcaaaaggaacctggtgtcctttaatgcctcaaaaactcaatatctccacctatcaactcgacacaatcttccaaacacctatcccctattcttcgacaacactcagctgtcaccttcttctacactaaacatcctcggtctatccttaactcaaaatcttaactggaaacttaacatctcttctctcgctaaattttcttcctcgaggttgggcgttctgtatcgtctccgccagttcttctcctctacacagatgctgtccatatacagtccACATACAGTtcgcatctcatgtgtggaggggctccacacaCGTAGCcctactagacagagtggagtcaaaggctcttcgtctcatcaactcatCTCCTCTTACaagcagttttctacctcttaaattccgccgccatattgcatctctttttatcttctatcgatattttcatgccgactgctcttctgaacttgctatctgCATGCATATCCCCCTCCCGCGTCCCCACTGCACTCGACATTTCAACTCttgctcatccatatactgtccaaacccctaattcaagttaaccagcatctccattctttcatcccgttcactggtaaactctggaacagccttgcttcatctgtatttcctcctgcctatgacttgacctctttcaagaggagggtatcaggacacctctccatccgaaattaacctctcttttggccactctttacttttatatttattaGAAGTAGTGTTTAGCGGGGTTTTTTCAACACTTCTTTTCCTGTTAAAAAAAATCGTGCGGTTATAACCCAATATTCCTGTTTCATACTCTAGTCCGAGAATTAGCGTAAAATATAAACATTGATATCTTAGACAGACCGAATGAATAGTAAATGAGGCTTTCATAACCTTAACAGGAGTGAATAATGAACAACTGGGATAACACTGGAGACAGGTTATCGATGACAATGCTTAACGAGGTAGGGCAAGGAAAGGTTAGTTCCTGTTGACGAATATGAAAAGTCAACAAACCCAAGCGTTATTTCATGCAATTTGAAGTGTGACATAAAAAAATGGACAACAATGAAAGGAAACCCATACATAATAGTTAGTATAATCTCAGGAAATAATGAGAGGACCCATGAATAACGAGGTGACATCGGGGGATTTTCGATCATAAAATACAGAGCACCAGATGGATCAGTAAGCCCAGGTACCGTCGGTGATGTAAATAACATGAGCTGCGGGGACGGTCGTGGGTAAGCTTGGCAGGCCTGACACCttataaagataaagagaaagagaggcctCCTTAGACTAGGAAGGTCAAGCGAAGAATTTTAATTTAAAAGAAACATGCTCTCACAGAAACAGAATGCATATAAAACTCACGGCCCCGGCACATCCATGCCGCTTATCTGCTCGGGATCAAagtcacaaaagaaaaaaaaatagataatagaagtAAAAGAACGAGGCATAAAAACTCCCATTACGCCTCGGTAGCCCTTCCAGAGACGGCATGAGTCAGAGCCCCGCCAGATACAACCGGAAGGGAACAGAAGCCTGAGGGAAGCGgagtgaagagaatagaaggaatatAACAAAAAGCAACTAAATTTTGGTAACCTACCTCGTTCCAATACTAAAAGAGGAGATACAGgcgaaggaaaagcaggaggaggacgtcAGACAGGAAGATAACAACAGGGAAGATCAGAAAGATCCAGcacagccaaacacacacacacgcgcgcacgcacacacacacacacacacacacacacacacacacacacacacacacacacacacacacacacacacat includes:
- the LOC127008675 gene encoding uncharacterized protein LOC127008675, yielding MRGGELLLKVTVTAVLLETLALLHGGILLSMWRSRTSTMTQRPQFWLNKIEDAPLRTRVTGDTASNNTADGARIAAHSNSSVTAMGQHIKQTKHGQEEEFERRNLALLRWCNKPPARIVNPLLIWRVAFKYVLPGSLMLFTVPKVGSTALRNFITWMKEKTPTTPRPLNAVVVRHPLARLASAYRDKFLNGKAILEYDDEWRNVTQSLESWETRFNKYWLPALVSQGFLPRTQEFNETLHKIIRTYQAYVNNYVSKSGALLANPSQEENQFYGVKEMDIAYLMMLYGPCMGLSKILKNAYNFSDLIQRFRNISFTFNQFLHHVVWTHDMGMPDEHWMTYTEMWEPCRIKFDYILKLETIKEEMEHLFCRVLGFQEVSFPVKHRSYGHDLGLSDQEYYATVSRELMDRLLFIYRHDFAIFGYSQDQ